A genomic segment from Glycine max cultivar Williams 82 chromosome 1, Glycine_max_v4.0, whole genome shotgun sequence encodes:
- the LOC102664705 gene encoding uncharacterized protein: protein MRMNAYELSKIYKQKIKAYHDKKLQKQNFQPGQQVLLFNSKLRLHPRKLKSKWLGSFVIKEVRPHGAVELVDPTTGTSEKRWVLNGQRLKICNGGQLEKLTSVVYLNDP from the coding sequence ATGAGGATGAATGCCTATGAGTTATCCAAGATTTATAAACAGAAGATAAAGGCGTATCATGACAAGAAATTGCAAAAACAGAACTTCCAACCAGGCCAACAAGTCTTGCTCTTCAACTCCAAACTCAGGCTACATCCAAGAAAGCTAAAGTCAAAATGGTTAGGGTCGTTCGTAATCAAGGAAGTAAGACCCCATGGAGCTGTGGAATTGGTGGACCCTACAACAGGCACATCAGAGAAAAGATGGGTCCTCAATGGACAACGCTTGAAAATTTGCAATGGAGGCCAGTTAGAAAAATTAACAAGTGTTGTCTACCTGAACGATCCATAA
- the LOC102664822 gene encoding uncharacterized protein, with product MVLYEALYGRRCRTPLCWVDPGESIALGPEVVQQTTEKVQLIQERMRAAQSRQKSYYDRRRNDLEFVVGDHVFLRVTPWIEAGRALKSHKLTPRFIGPFEILKCVGLVVYQVALPPSLSNIHSVFHISQLRKYVHDMSHVIELDNIQVKDNLTYETLPLRIDDRMVKQLRGKEISLVKVVWGSASGEDATWELEGQMRDPYPVEASFITS from the coding sequence ATGGTGCTTTATGAGGCATTGTATGGTAGGAGATGTAGGACACCTCTATGTTGGGTAGATCCCGGTGAGAGCATTGCCTTAGGACCTGAGGTGGTTCAGCAGACCACTGAAAAGGTCCAGTTGATCCAAGAAAGGATGAGAGCAGCCCAGAGTAGGCAGAAGAGCTACTATGATAGGAGAAGAAATGACCTTGAATTTGTTGTAGGTGATCATGTATTTCTGAGAGTCACTCCATGGATTGAGGCTGGTAGGGCGTTGAAGTCCCATAAGCTCACACCTAGATTCATTGGTCCCTTTGAAATCCTAAAGTGTGTTGGCCTAGTTGTGTATCAAGTGGCCTTGCCACCATCTCTCTCAAATATCCATAGTGTCTTCCATATCTCTCAGCTCAGAAAATATGTTCATGATATGTCGCATGTGATCGAGTTGGACAACATCCAAGTGAAAGACaacttgacatatgaaacacTACCACTGAGAATCGATGATCGTATGGTTAAGCAACTAAGGGGGAAAGAGATTTCCTTGGTCAAAGTAGTATGGGGAAGTGCTTCGGGCGAGGATGCCACCTGGGAATTAGAGGGCCAAATGCGTGATCCATATCCTGTAGAAGCAAGTTTCATtacttcatga
- the LOC102665216 gene encoding uncharacterized protein, whose translation MCRIFDEDQREKVAFYRNANASHGKEKKPMTHSRAKPYSAPPGSSQPVNRVSQPAGRGGGSGALATPAMPTRCGKCGKMSHFARECLDSDVTCFNYRGKGHLSTSCPHLRSGSLNNQSRRPRTTGRVFALSGADAAKSDDLIQGDMFLFANQVKASLREDARVYMILASMSVETKTPVSDIPLVREFPEVFDEVSGLPLERKVWTHIHSTL comes from the exons ATGTGTAGGATCTTTGACGAAGATCAACGGGAGAAGGTTGCATTTTACAGGAATGCCAATGCTAGTCATGGGAAAGAAAAGAAGCCTATGACTCACAGTCGTGCTAAGCCATATTCTGCCCCTCCCGGGAGTTCTCAGCCAGTTAACAGAGTGTCTCAGCCTGCTGGTAGAGGTGGTGGTAGTGGTGCTCTTGCTACACCTGCTATGCCAACCCGATGTGGTAAGTGTGGTAAGATGAGTCATTTTGCTCGTGAGTGCCTAGATAGTGACGTGACTTGTTTCAACTACAGAGGTAAGGGCCACCTCAGTACTAGTTGCCCACATCTGAGGAGTGGAAGTCTGAATAACCAGAGCAGACGACCAAGGACCACAGGGAGAGTGTTTGCTCTTAGTGGTGCTGATGCTGCAAAGTCTGATGATCTCATTCAAG gtgatatgtttttgtttgctAACCAAGTTAAGGCATCTTTGAGGGAGGATGCACGAGTATACATGATCTTAGCTAGTATGAGTGTCGAGACCAAAACCCCTGTGAGTGATATACCATTGGTGAGAGAGTTTCCAGAGGTGTTTGACGAGGTGTCGGGATTACCACTTGAGAGAAAGGTctggacccatatccatagcaCCTTATAG